In a single window of the Acipenser ruthenus chromosome 8, fAciRut3.2 maternal haplotype, whole genome shotgun sequence genome:
- the LOC117405982 gene encoding methylosome subunit pICln isoform X2, producing MRSTGGGWVCTCSKSKAWSDCRRRKRNIQPGKIISEDNMVLLKNVTPPCEGVRYQQSETTAVLDGKGLGSGTLYVAENRLSWFDGTGMGFSLEYPSISLHAISRDVSAYPQEHLYVMVNAKLSEEGGAAEESEMKEKDSEGEQDESDEDTDPITEIRFVPSDKAALEPMFSAMCECQALHPDPEDDDSDSDFEGDEYDVEEAEQGQGDVPSFYTYEEGLSRLTSEGQTTLERLEGMLAESVAQQYHMAGVRTESAAADFEDGMEVDTGSAVAGQFEDADVEH from the exons ATGAGGTCGACCGGCGGGGGTTGGGTTTGTACTTGCAGTAAAAGCAAAGCATGGAGTGACTGTAGACGTAGAAAGAGAAACATCCAACCGgggaa AATAATCAGTGAAGATAATATGGTTTTGCTGAAAAACGTTACCCCTCCCTGCGAAGGCGTCCGGTACCAGCAGTCTGAGACCACAGCAGTTTTGGACGGGAAAGGACTTGGCTCCGGAACACTCTACGTTGCTGAAAA CCGTTTGTCCTGGTTTGATGGAACAGGAATGGGCTTCTCGCTGGAATACCCTTCCATCAGCTTGCATGCCATCTCTCGGGACGTGAGCGCCTATCCACAGGAGCACTTGTATGTGATGGTCAATGCTAAGCTGAGTG AGGAGGGTGGGGCAGCTGAGGAGTCTGAAATGAAGGAGAAAGACTCGGAAGGCGAGCAAGACGAGAGTGATGAAGACACGGATCCCATCACAGAGATCCGATTCGTACCCAGCGACAAAGCAGCAC TGGAGCCGATGTTCTCTGCGATGTGCGAGTGTCAGGCTCTGCACCCTGACCCGGAGGATGACGACTCGGACAGTGATTTTGAGGGTGACGAGTACGACGTTGAGGAAGCTG AACAAGGGCAAGGTGACGTGCCTTCGTTCTACACCTACGAGGAAGGGCTCTCGCGTCTCACCTCCGAAGGGCAGACCACTCTGGAGCGCTTGGAGGGTATGCTGGCTGAGTCGGTGGCTCAGCAGTACCACATGGCAGGAGTGAGGACCGAATCTGCAGCCGCAGACTTTGAAG ATGGAATGGAGGTGGATACAGGCTCAGCGGTTGCTGGGCAGTTTGAGGATGCTGATGTGGAGCATTG A
- the LOC117405982 gene encoding methylosome subunit pICln isoform X1, translating into MRSTGGGWVCTCSKSKAWSDCRRRKRNIQPGKIISEDNMVLLKNVTPPCEGVRYQQSETTAVLDGKGLGSGTLYVAENRLSWFDGTGMGFSLEYPSISLHAISRDVSAYPQEHLYVMVNAKLSEEGGAAEESEMKEKDSEGEQDESDEDTDPITEIRFVPSDKAALEPMFSAMCECQALHPDPEDDDSDSDFEGDEYDVEEAEQGQGDVPSFYTYEEGLSRLTSEGQTTLERLEGMLAESVAQQYHMAGVRTESAAADFEDGMEVDTGSAVAGQFEDADVEHW; encoded by the exons ATGAGGTCGACCGGCGGGGGTTGGGTTTGTACTTGCAGTAAAAGCAAAGCATGGAGTGACTGTAGACGTAGAAAGAGAAACATCCAACCGgggaa AATAATCAGTGAAGATAATATGGTTTTGCTGAAAAACGTTACCCCTCCCTGCGAAGGCGTCCGGTACCAGCAGTCTGAGACCACAGCAGTTTTGGACGGGAAAGGACTTGGCTCCGGAACACTCTACGTTGCTGAAAA CCGTTTGTCCTGGTTTGATGGAACAGGAATGGGCTTCTCGCTGGAATACCCTTCCATCAGCTTGCATGCCATCTCTCGGGACGTGAGCGCCTATCCACAGGAGCACTTGTATGTGATGGTCAATGCTAAGCTGAGTG AGGAGGGTGGGGCAGCTGAGGAGTCTGAAATGAAGGAGAAAGACTCGGAAGGCGAGCAAGACGAGAGTGATGAAGACACGGATCCCATCACAGAGATCCGATTCGTACCCAGCGACAAAGCAGCAC TGGAGCCGATGTTCTCTGCGATGTGCGAGTGTCAGGCTCTGCACCCTGACCCGGAGGATGACGACTCGGACAGTGATTTTGAGGGTGACGAGTACGACGTTGAGGAAGCTG AACAAGGGCAAGGTGACGTGCCTTCGTTCTACACCTACGAGGAAGGGCTCTCGCGTCTCACCTCCGAAGGGCAGACCACTCTGGAGCGCTTGGAGGGTATGCTGGCTGAGTCGGTGGCTCAGCAGTACCACATGGCAGGAGTGAGGACCGAATCTGCAGCCGCAGACTTTGAAG ATGGAATGGAGGTGGATACAGGCTCAGCGGTTGCTGGGCAGTTTGAGGATGCTGATGTGGAGCATTGGTAA